In Streptomyces chartreusis NRRL 3882, the following are encoded in one genomic region:
- a CDS encoding RICIN domain-containing protein, giving the protein MRTSRTRNTVAAVAIGALMAVASPAIASAQSPSDSWSPNPLQLSTLDARAAAAPIVGLRNAKSGKFLQPTGNSTANGARVVQQPGNDQNSSQYWDMIQDGDFFSFENGRSGKNLGIDGASTANGAAAIIANGSGDANQDWVIIPVSGGPTDDARLQNRKSGKCLGISGASTANGAQAAQFTCDGSENQRWILDLL; this is encoded by the coding sequence ATGCGCACATCGCGTACCAGGAACACCGTCGCGGCCGTTGCCATCGGAGCGTTGATGGCGGTCGCCAGCCCGGCGATCGCTTCCGCACAGTCGCCGAGCGACTCCTGGTCCCCGAACCCGCTACAGCTGTCGACCCTCGACGCACGGGCAGCAGCAGCCCCGATCGTCGGGCTCAGGAACGCGAAGTCCGGTAAGTTCCTGCAGCCGACGGGCAACAGCACGGCGAACGGCGCCAGAGTCGTCCAGCAGCCCGGAAACGACCAGAACTCCTCCCAGTACTGGGACATGATCCAGGACGGCGACTTCTTCAGCTTCGAGAACGGACGCTCGGGCAAGAACCTGGGCATCGACGGCGCCAGCACCGCCAACGGCGCGGCGGCGATCATCGCGAATGGGTCCGGCGACGCCAATCAGGACTGGGTGATCATTCCCGTTTCGGGCGGGCCGACGGACGATGCCAGGCTACAGAACCGCAAGAGCGGCAAGTGCCTGGGCATTTCGGGCGCCAGCACCGCCAACGGCGCACAGGCTGCCCAGTTCACGTGCGACGGGTCGGAGAACCAGCGCTGGATCCTCGACCTGCTGTGA